The following proteins are co-located in the Paludibaculum fermentans genome:
- a CDS encoding DUF2911 domain-containing protein yields the protein MKNALSLAMTLGALGCLMAVSASAQKASPHETTKATIAGKTITIVYGRPYVKGRDVWHSAVAPAGKVWRTGADEATKITTDADLMVGSVHVPAGTYSLFTIPSGDTKDWTLILNKTADQWGAFKYDEKQDLGRAAMKVKKLSAPVEQLTITVEPGKGSNGKLKIAWADTEASIDVMVH from the coding sequence GCCCTGGGCTGCCTGATGGCCGTTTCGGCCAGTGCCCAGAAGGCGAGTCCGCATGAGACAACAAAGGCGACGATCGCCGGCAAGACGATCACGATCGTCTATGGCCGCCCGTATGTGAAGGGACGGGACGTGTGGCATTCGGCGGTGGCGCCGGCCGGCAAGGTATGGCGCACGGGCGCCGACGAGGCGACCAAGATCACAACCGATGCGGATTTGATGGTTGGTTCGGTGCACGTGCCGGCCGGGACCTACTCCCTGTTCACGATCCCCAGCGGCGACACAAAGGACTGGACGCTGATCCTGAACAAGACGGCCGACCAGTGGGGTGCTTTCAAATATGACGAGAAGCAGGATCTGGGCCGCGCGGCGATGAAGGTGAAGAAGCTTTCCGCCCCCGTCGAGCAGTTGACTATCACGGTGGAGCCGGGCAAGGGCAGCAATGGGAAGTTGAAGATCGCCTGGGCTGACACGGAAGCCTCCATCGACGTGATGGTGCACTAA
- a CDS encoding trypsin-like peptidase domain-containing protein, translating to MPGTIVAALLLSAQSRPQPPAGGTEFAALSASFQGLSRRVHTSVVKVTAVGYRQLEGDETDEPGVAARQQSSGSGVIIDESGFIVTNAHVVIGAQRVQVTLPTTVESTSGARRSAVRPVGRIARAELVGLDLEADIALLKVNEKGLPALSLADSDTVEQGQLVLAFGSPMGLDNSVTMGVVSSPARQLKPDDPMIYIQTDAPINPGNSGGPLVDSSGSVVGINTLILTQSGGSEGIGFAVPSNIVANVVDQLRKSGRVVRGEIGVTAQTISPSLAEGLKLSQNWGVVIGDVEPDGEGEKAGLRVGDIIYSLNGKVMENARQFNINVYRPAIGEFVNLEIVRGKRRLALTVKVVERHDEATTYADLASREENLVSELGIFAVDLTPKLREQVDPIRREKGGLLVAARHADGPLLDDPFKAGDVIYSVNSTLVSSVADLRQMLRKMKSGDPIAVQIERAGKLRFISFELP from the coding sequence TTGCCCGGAACGATCGTTGCCGCGCTGCTGTTGTCAGCGCAAAGCCGGCCTCAGCCGCCGGCCGGAGGAACCGAATTCGCCGCCCTGAGCGCCAGCTTCCAGGGCCTAAGCCGCCGCGTCCACACTTCTGTCGTCAAAGTCACCGCCGTCGGCTACCGCCAGCTCGAAGGGGACGAGACCGACGAGCCCGGCGTCGCCGCCCGCCAGCAGAGTTCCGGTTCCGGCGTCATCATCGACGAATCCGGCTTCATCGTCACGAATGCCCACGTCGTTATCGGAGCGCAGCGCGTCCAGGTCACCCTGCCCACCACCGTCGAGAGCACCAGCGGCGCCCGCCGTTCGGCCGTCCGGCCCGTGGGCCGGATCGCGCGCGCCGAACTCGTCGGGCTCGACCTCGAAGCCGACATCGCCCTGCTTAAGGTCAACGAGAAGGGTCTGCCCGCCCTGAGTCTGGCCGACTCCGATACCGTCGAGCAGGGGCAGCTCGTCCTCGCCTTCGGCAGCCCCATGGGCCTCGACAACTCCGTCACCATGGGCGTCGTCAGCTCGCCCGCGCGCCAGCTAAAGCCAGACGACCCCATGATCTACATCCAGACCGACGCACCGATCAATCCAGGTAACAGCGGCGGACCGCTGGTTGACTCCTCCGGTAGTGTGGTCGGCATCAATACGCTCATCCTCACGCAGTCCGGCGGGAGCGAGGGCATCGGCTTTGCTGTCCCGTCCAACATCGTGGCCAACGTGGTCGACCAGCTCCGCAAGTCTGGCCGGGTCGTGCGGGGAGAGATCGGAGTCACCGCCCAGACCATCTCCCCCTCGCTGGCCGAAGGGCTCAAGCTCAGCCAGAACTGGGGCGTCGTCATTGGGGACGTGGAACCGGACGGGGAGGGGGAGAAGGCGGGCCTGCGGGTGGGCGACATCATCTACAGCCTGAACGGCAAGGTGATGGAGAACGCGCGCCAGTTCAACATCAATGTCTACCGCCCGGCCATCGGCGAATTCGTCAATCTGGAAATCGTCCGCGGGAAACGCCGCCTAGCCCTGACCGTCAAGGTGGTGGAACGCCATGACGAAGCCACGACCTATGCTGATTTGGCCAGCCGCGAAGAAAACCTCGTCTCCGAACTCGGCATCTTCGCTGTGGACTTGACCCCGAAACTGCGAGAGCAGGTAGACCCCATCCGGCGCGAAAAGGGCGGCCTGTTGGTGGCCGCTCGTCACGCAGATGGTCCTCTTCTGGACGACCCTTTCAAAGCCGGTGATGTTATTTATTCAGTCAACAGCACGCTCGTCTCCTCAGTAGCGGACCTGCGACAGATGCTACGCAAGATGAAATCGGGAGATCCGATAGCAGTCCAGATCGAACGGGCCGGCAAGCTCCGCTTCATAAGCTTCGAACTCCCCTAG
- a CDS encoding aldo/keto reductase, protein MRRRTFLQTAALSAAARMELLADTPMPTATLGKTGLKVSRFVVGGYHMNVQGEENATKIIHRAIDLGVNFFDSANLYHKGKSDEVYGRALEGGRRQKVMLMTKCEVYSRDGAMKTLEEQLRRMKTDYLDLWACHQVSEHKEVDQILAANGSLEAFVKAKQQGKVRHIGFTGHHDPSIHLRLLEATDVWETVQMPINLIDPHYLSFITNVLPVARKKGLGVLAMKSNAMGSITKQQVARIEECLKFTWSQDVDAVVSGVETVEQLEANILTLKTMKKMTPQEISVLLHKTKQGKTGSQVEQYKVKEKGAAAGPCHRDGEPA, encoded by the coding sequence ATGAGACGCCGGACTTTCCTGCAGACCGCGGCTTTGAGCGCAGCGGCACGGATGGAACTGTTGGCCGATACGCCGATGCCGACGGCGACGCTCGGCAAAACCGGGCTCAAAGTTTCCCGTTTTGTGGTGGGCGGGTACCACATGAATGTACAAGGGGAGGAGAACGCGACGAAGATCATCCATCGCGCCATCGACCTTGGGGTGAACTTCTTTGACAGCGCCAATCTGTACCACAAGGGCAAGAGTGACGAGGTGTACGGGCGCGCGCTGGAGGGCGGGCGGCGGCAGAAGGTCATGCTGATGACCAAATGCGAAGTGTACTCGCGCGACGGTGCGATGAAGACACTGGAAGAGCAACTGCGCCGCATGAAGACGGACTACCTGGACCTTTGGGCCTGTCACCAGGTGAGCGAACACAAAGAGGTCGACCAGATCCTGGCGGCGAACGGCTCGCTGGAGGCGTTTGTAAAGGCGAAGCAGCAGGGTAAGGTGCGGCACATCGGCTTCACGGGACACCATGATCCATCGATCCACCTGCGCCTGCTGGAAGCGACCGACGTGTGGGAGACGGTGCAGATGCCGATCAACCTGATTGATCCGCACTACCTGAGCTTCATCACAAACGTGCTGCCTGTGGCCCGCAAGAAGGGCCTGGGGGTGCTGGCGATGAAGTCGAATGCGATGGGCTCGATCACGAAGCAGCAGGTGGCCAGGATCGAAGAGTGCCTGAAATTTACCTGGAGCCAGGACGTGGATGCGGTGGTGTCTGGCGTCGAGACAGTGGAGCAACTGGAAGCCAATATCCTGACGTTGAAGACCATGAAGAAGATGACGCCGCAGGAGATCAGCGTGCTGCTGCACAAGACGAAGCAGGGGAAGACGGGCAGCCAGGTGGAGCAGTACAAGGTGAAGGAGAAAGGGGCGGCTGCCGGGCCGTGCCATCGGGATGGCGAGCCGGCTTAG
- a CDS encoding RidA family protein, whose translation MKEIISTEDAPKAIGPYSQAVRWNGLAFLSGQIPLDPATGQIVEGGIEEQTVRVLENLRAVLEAAGASFETVLKTTIFVKDLGDFAKVNEIYARYFPVNPPARATVEAARLPRDVRVEIEAIAYTK comes from the coding sequence ATGAAAGAAATCATCTCAACCGAAGACGCACCCAAGGCCATAGGCCCGTATTCGCAGGCTGTCCGCTGGAACGGCCTGGCCTTCCTGAGCGGCCAGATTCCGCTCGATCCCGCCACCGGCCAGATCGTGGAGGGTGGCATCGAGGAGCAGACGGTCCGCGTCCTGGAGAACCTCCGCGCGGTACTCGAAGCGGCTGGAGCCTCCTTCGAGACCGTCCTCAAGACGACCATCTTTGTGAAGGACCTGGGCGACTTTGCCAAGGTGAATGAAATCTACGCCCGCTACTTCCCGGTGAACCCGCCAGCCCGCGCCACGGTGGAAGCCGCCCGTCTCCCGCGCGATGTCCGGGTAGAAATCGAAGCCATCGCCTACACGAAGTAG
- a CDS encoding dihydroorotate dehydrogenase encodes MAGDPASSRLAVSLCGIPLKNPVLAASGTFAYGVEFESILDLDQMGGFVVKGLSREPMDGNKPPRVWEAEGGMMNSIGLQNIGVRAFVAEKLPALRKHSTPVFANVFGYAIEDYCEVVRVLEDHQGVAAYELNVSCPNTKHGGIFFSSDPELLGQLVSEVRRIARRPLIVKLSPNVTSIEPLAQAAEAAGADALSLTNTFVSLAIDVRTRKPRLGAGFGGLSGPAIKPIALRMVFQAARAVKIPVVGLGGIATGEDAAEFMLAGATAVQVGTATFWDPRAPIRIARELDHFLKQENIASAASLTGALEWGKP; translated from the coding sequence ATGGCCGGTGACCCCGCCTCTTCCCGTCTAGCCGTATCGCTTTGCGGTATCCCGCTGAAGAATCCCGTGTTGGCCGCCTCGGGCACGTTCGCCTATGGTGTCGAATTCGAGTCCATCCTCGATCTCGATCAAATGGGCGGCTTCGTCGTCAAAGGCCTCTCCCGCGAACCCATGGATGGTAATAAGCCGCCGCGCGTGTGGGAAGCCGAAGGCGGCATGATGAACTCCATCGGACTGCAGAACATTGGTGTCCGCGCTTTTGTGGCTGAGAAACTACCTGCCTTGCGGAAGCACTCGACACCGGTCTTCGCGAACGTCTTCGGCTACGCCATTGAGGATTACTGCGAAGTCGTCCGCGTCCTGGAAGATCACCAGGGTGTCGCCGCCTACGAACTCAACGTCTCCTGCCCGAACACGAAGCACGGCGGCATCTTCTTCTCTTCTGATCCTGAACTGCTGGGCCAACTCGTCTCAGAGGTTCGCCGCATCGCCCGCCGGCCTCTCATCGTGAAGCTCTCGCCGAATGTGACCAGCATCGAGCCCCTGGCCCAGGCCGCCGAAGCCGCCGGCGCCGACGCCCTTTCGCTCACGAACACTTTCGTCTCCCTAGCCATCGACGTCCGCACCCGCAAACCGCGCCTGGGAGCCGGTTTCGGCGGACTCTCCGGACCCGCCATCAAACCCATCGCCCTGCGGATGGTCTTCCAGGCTGCCCGGGCCGTCAAGATTCCGGTCGTCGGGCTGGGCGGCATCGCGACTGGCGAGGATGCGGCTGAATTCATGCTGGCTGGAGCCACGGCCGTCCAGGTCGGTACCGCCACCTTCTGGGATCCGCGCGCGCCCATCCGGATTGCGCGCGAGCTCGATCACTTCTTGAAACAGGAAAACATCGCCAGCGCGGCCTCCCTTACCGGCGCGCTCGAATGGGGAAAACCATGA
- a CDS encoding TetR/AcrR family transcriptional regulator — MPASKRVRVQETSPRRDPERTRKALLAAAFHCVHRSGFQGTDLDTILEAAGVTKGALYHHFANKEALGYALVDEVIGQIVRERWLEPLQNAEDPIGRLIAIVQATPLQQEEVERGCPLNNLAQEMSPLDEGFRTRIAAQFHAWRGAIADAFRDGQRRGKVRGDVDAMETATFLVATFEGYVSLAKNAQDFRELQSGKKLMVRYLGSLRAAG, encoded by the coding sequence ATGCCAGCATCGAAGCGCGTCCGGGTTCAGGAAACAAGCCCCCGGCGGGATCCGGAGAGGACGAGAAAAGCACTTCTGGCAGCAGCGTTCCACTGCGTGCACCGGTCGGGATTCCAGGGGACAGACCTGGATACGATTCTCGAAGCAGCGGGCGTGACCAAGGGCGCGCTGTACCACCATTTCGCGAACAAAGAGGCTCTGGGCTATGCCCTGGTGGACGAGGTGATCGGGCAGATTGTGCGGGAGCGGTGGCTGGAGCCGCTGCAAAACGCGGAGGATCCGATCGGGCGGCTGATCGCGATTGTGCAGGCGACCCCACTGCAGCAGGAAGAGGTGGAACGCGGGTGTCCGCTGAACAATCTGGCGCAGGAGATGTCCCCGCTCGATGAGGGTTTTCGAACCCGGATTGCCGCGCAGTTCCATGCCTGGCGAGGGGCGATTGCGGATGCTTTTCGGGATGGCCAGCGGCGCGGGAAGGTACGCGGCGATGTGGACGCGATGGAGACGGCCACGTTTCTGGTGGCGACTTTCGAGGGGTATGTCTCCCTGGCCAAGAATGCGCAGGACTTCCGGGAACTGCAGTCGGGCAAGAAGCTGATGGTGCGATATCTGGGGAGTCTGCGGGCGGCGGGATGA
- the bla gene encoding subclass B3 metallo-beta-lactamase — protein sequence MRFLLTALLFLPLLLADQNPGWKKPFPAHRIAGNIYYVGTEDLACFLITNPEGHILINTGLADSTPLLRQSIEKLGFQLKDVKILLNMQAHFDHVAAMEEVRKLTGAKVYATEADAPIMEDGGHSDPAFGPEAYFTPIHVDRRIKDGEVIKLGATALTVITTPGHSRGSVTYTMTVDDNGRKRAVAFANMGTVVMPLLGNPKYPNIAADLEQSFAKQQRMKPEIWVAAHASQYDMEKKVKAGSFVDPQGYKAAIDQYEKSFHQQLAQAKAKAGSSH from the coding sequence ATGCGCTTTTTGCTCACCGCACTTCTGTTCCTGCCCCTCCTCCTGGCCGACCAGAACCCAGGCTGGAAGAAACCTTTCCCGGCCCATCGCATCGCCGGCAACATCTACTATGTCGGAACAGAGGACCTGGCTTGCTTTCTCATCACCAATCCCGAAGGCCACATCCTTATCAATACGGGCCTCGCTGACTCCACGCCCCTGCTGCGCCAGAGCATAGAGAAGCTCGGCTTCCAACTGAAGGACGTTAAGATCCTGCTCAACATGCAGGCCCACTTCGACCACGTTGCCGCCATGGAAGAGGTCCGCAAGCTTACCGGAGCCAAAGTTTACGCCACGGAAGCCGATGCGCCCATCATGGAGGACGGCGGCCACAGCGATCCCGCCTTTGGCCCCGAAGCCTACTTCACACCCATCCATGTCGACCGCCGCATCAAGGACGGCGAGGTCATCAAGCTCGGAGCCACCGCCCTCACCGTCATCACGACCCCGGGCCATTCCAGGGGCAGTGTTACGTACACCATGACCGTCGACGATAACGGCCGCAAGCGCGCCGTGGCCTTCGCCAACATGGGCACCGTGGTCATGCCGCTGCTTGGCAATCCGAAGTACCCCAACATCGCGGCCGACCTCGAGCAGTCTTTCGCCAAGCAGCAGCGGATGAAGCCCGAGATCTGGGTGGCCGCCCATGCCTCGCAGTACGACATGGAGAAGAAGGTAAAGGCCGGCTCGTTCGTCGATCCCCAGGGCTACAAGGCCGCGATTGACCAGTACGAGAAGAGCTTCCACCAACAACTCGCCCAAGCCAAAGCCAAGGCCGGCTCTTCCCACTGA
- a CDS encoding serine O-acetyltransferase has protein sequence METTLEDLTERLIGSYNCCGGINHIDGKNLPSKNAIAEITVDLLRLLFPGFFDEFLIHSSEIHSETLELVGSVLRRLENEVYKSLEYSTPKELENENLKDAAHRLTLKFLGNLPQVRAMLQTDIEAAYEGDPAALSKEEVIVAYPFVEAIAAQRLAHELYLDSVPLIPRIMTEWAHSRTGMDLHPGARIGTHFFVDHCTGTVIGETSVIGNHVKMYQGVGLVAKSLAAGQALRGHKRHPTIQDKVTIYAGATIMGGDTVIGAGSTIGASVFVTSSVPPYSLVIHEAAEAKVIQKRPSGAFELDFQI, from the coding sequence GTGGAGACTACTCTTGAAGATCTGACAGAACGGCTGATCGGTTCCTACAATTGCTGCGGCGGCATCAACCATATCGACGGCAAGAACCTGCCGTCGAAGAATGCCATCGCCGAGATCACGGTGGATCTGCTGCGGCTGCTGTTTCCCGGCTTCTTCGATGAGTTCCTGATTCACTCGTCGGAGATCCACTCGGAAACGTTGGAGCTTGTCGGCAGCGTGCTGCGGCGATTGGAGAATGAGGTCTACAAGAGCCTCGAGTACAGCACTCCGAAAGAGCTGGAAAACGAGAACCTGAAGGACGCTGCGCACCGGCTGACGTTGAAGTTCCTGGGGAATCTGCCGCAGGTCCGCGCGATGCTGCAGACCGACATCGAGGCGGCGTACGAAGGCGATCCGGCGGCATTGAGCAAGGAAGAGGTGATTGTCGCCTATCCTTTCGTGGAGGCCATCGCCGCACAACGCCTTGCGCATGAGCTCTATCTGGACAGTGTCCCCCTGATCCCACGCATCATGACGGAGTGGGCGCATTCGCGGACGGGCATGGACCTGCACCCGGGTGCTCGCATCGGCACGCATTTCTTCGTGGATCACTGCACGGGTACGGTTATCGGTGAGACGTCGGTGATCGGAAACCACGTCAAGATGTACCAAGGCGTCGGTCTGGTGGCAAAATCCCTGGCGGCCGGCCAGGCGCTGCGCGGCCACAAGCGCCATCCCACCATCCAGGACAAGGTCACTATTTATGCGGGCGCCACGATCATGGGAGGCGACACGGTGATTGGCGCGGGCAGCACGATTGGCGCCAGCGTGTTTGTCACCAGCAGCGTCCCACCCTATTCGCTGGTGATTCACGAGGCCGCCGAGGCCAAAGTAATCCAGAAGCGGCCCAGCGGCGCGTTCGAACTGGATTTCCAGATCTGA
- the miaE gene encoding tRNA isopentenyl-2-thiomethyl-A-37 hydroxylase MiaE encodes MAEIDEMPLLSRTPAEWARSVLAEPMRLLVDHAFLEKKAASNALELLTRWPNEWLDGWVETMTGVARDETAHLAQVTRLLLRRGGRLDRVHKNPYANALRLMVRKGEATELLDRLLISALIEVRSCERFLALAEVSEDKELAEFYKALYASESGHYRVFLKLARKVAKPSVADARWREMLLAEARILGEQEVGPRIHSGWPGMTAPNA; translated from the coding sequence TTGGCTGAGATCGACGAGATGCCGCTACTGTCGCGGACGCCGGCGGAGTGGGCGCGCTCCGTGCTGGCGGAACCGATGCGGCTGCTGGTGGACCACGCCTTCCTGGAGAAGAAGGCGGCCTCCAACGCGCTGGAACTGCTGACCCGGTGGCCGAACGAGTGGTTGGACGGCTGGGTAGAGACCATGACCGGCGTAGCCCGGGATGAGACGGCGCATCTGGCGCAGGTCACCCGGCTTCTGCTGCGGCGCGGCGGGCGTCTGGACCGGGTCCATAAGAATCCTTATGCCAACGCGCTGCGGCTGATGGTGCGCAAGGGCGAGGCGACGGAACTGCTGGACCGGCTGTTAATTTCGGCATTGATTGAGGTGCGGTCGTGCGAGCGCTTCCTGGCACTCGCCGAAGTGTCGGAAGACAAGGAACTGGCGGAGTTCTACAAGGCGCTGTACGCGTCCGAGTCGGGGCATTACCGGGTATTCCTGAAGCTGGCGCGCAAGGTCGCAAAGCCCTCGGTGGCGGACGCACGCTGGCGTGAGATGCTACTGGCCGAGGCAAGGATTCTCGGAGAGCAGGAAGTGGGCCCGCGCATTCATTCCGGCTGGCCTGGAATGACGGCACCCAACGCATAA
- a CDS encoding alkaline phosphatase has translation MLGTGNPARIGRRGFFGRAGALAALGGSLEALHSAQLKPGARPRNIIWMVADGMSPSVLPLADHFSQLIRGKGLLWQALLDRPEAQRGLMDMASLDSLVTDSSSASSSWGSGSRIFNGWVNVLPDGTELTPIAEIARDKRKRVGLVTTATVTHATPAGFTASVKHRDDEHLIAEQYLDRADVILGGGRRFFDPNARADKRDMVAAFRKAGYGYAATRDELTALRSARLLGLFSASHLPYSIDRRADKAAEELVPTLSEMTSAALTALSPASNGFLLQVEGARVDHAAHANDAAAMLWDMLAFDEAVEIVLRFTEKHPETLVVVTSDHGNSNPGLVGMGYEYKESTLCFERLSRINSSFYAISPRLGGAAEYSMKTPAATAPAGPAPTPERVQELARYHFGFELAPDEIEILRKSGSGTKKLSMNRQLDTMSGLMGQVVGNHTGIGWTGSTHTSDYTLLTALGPGAERFSGFVRNTEVFPHLTALMDAQFKNPSMDADKARQFKDSAGLFRRRRPDWA, from the coding sequence ATGCTAGGAACAGGCAACCCCGCAAGGATCGGCAGGCGTGGCTTCTTTGGCCGCGCGGGCGCTCTCGCCGCGCTGGGTGGCAGTCTCGAGGCTCTCCACTCGGCCCAACTGAAGCCCGGCGCCCGTCCCAGGAACATCATCTGGATGGTGGCCGACGGGATGAGCCCCAGTGTGCTGCCCCTCGCCGACCACTTCTCCCAGCTCATCCGCGGTAAAGGCCTGCTCTGGCAGGCGCTGCTCGACCGTCCCGAGGCCCAACGCGGCCTGATGGACATGGCTTCCCTGGATTCGCTGGTAACGGACTCGTCTTCCGCCTCCTCGTCGTGGGGCTCCGGCTCGCGCATCTTCAACGGCTGGGTGAACGTCCTGCCCGACGGCACGGAACTCACGCCAATCGCTGAGATTGCCAGGGACAAGCGCAAGCGCGTGGGGCTGGTGACCACCGCCACCGTGACCCACGCAACGCCCGCCGGCTTCACGGCTTCGGTAAAACACCGCGACGACGAGCACCTGATCGCCGAACAATACCTTGATCGCGCCGACGTGATCCTGGGTGGCGGGCGGCGCTTCTTCGACCCCAACGCCCGCGCCGACAAACGCGACATGGTCGCCGCTTTCCGCAAAGCCGGCTACGGCTACGCGGCTACCCGCGACGAGCTCACCGCCCTTCGCAGTGCCCGGCTGCTTGGCCTTTTCAGCGCCAGCCATCTGCCGTATTCCATCGACCGACGCGCCGACAAAGCGGCCGAGGAACTGGTGCCGACGCTGTCTGAAATGACTTCGGCCGCCCTCACTGCGCTCAGTCCTGCTTCTAACGGCTTCCTGCTCCAGGTGGAAGGCGCGCGTGTCGACCACGCTGCGCACGCCAACGACGCGGCCGCGATGCTGTGGGACATGCTCGCCTTCGACGAGGCCGTCGAGATTGTGCTCCGATTCACGGAAAAGCACCCTGAGACCCTTGTCGTCGTCACCAGCGATCATGGGAATTCCAATCCCGGCCTGGTTGGCATGGGTTACGAGTACAAGGAAAGCACCCTGTGCTTCGAGCGCCTGTCGCGCATAAATAGTTCGTTCTACGCGATCTCCCCCCGCCTCGGAGGGGCCGCGGAGTATTCCATGAAAACCCCGGCTGCCACCGCGCCCGCTGGCCCCGCTCCAACCCCGGAGCGCGTCCAGGAACTGGCTCGCTATCACTTCGGGTTCGAACTCGCGCCTGACGAGATCGAGATCCTGCGGAAGTCAGGCAGCGGGACAAAGAAGCTCAGCATGAACCGGCAGCTTGACACAATGTCCGGGCTGATGGGGCAGGTGGTGGGCAATCATACGGGAATCGGGTGGACGGGATCCACTCATACATCCGACTACACCCTGCTGACGGCTCTCGGCCCGGGTGCGGAACGCTTCTCCGGCTTCGTCCGGAACACCGAGGTCTTTCCGCATCTCACCGCGCTGATGGATGCCCAGTTTAAGAATCCTTCCATGGATGCGGACAAGGCCCGTCAATTCAAAGATTCTGCCGGGCTCTTCCGGCGCCGCCGGCCCGACTGGGCTTAG
- a CDS encoding alpha/beta fold hydrolase, whose amino-acid sequence MIWLAVVVLLLPAAGLLYQAIGVRRDATRFPGPGRIVNGLHIHQTGSGEATVILEAGIAASSVSWRLVQEPLSREFTVASYDRAGLAWSQARSAPRTMPNLVADLNEFLESTRLPGPFILVGHSFGGLILRHFAVAHPEKVRGLVLVDPLEPFEWCPLVPTQAKRLAKGVMLSRRGAFLARIGVVRFALNLLLSGSRAIPKLLAKASSGQGSSVTDRLVGEVSKLPSDLWPIMCAHWCLPRCFLTMAEYLERLPETCARPLDAAPLRSIPVVVISGGKIDPKVQEVHRQTAALSTLGSHVIAPLSGHWVQLDAPELVIAAIRTVTKLS is encoded by the coding sequence GTGATCTGGCTCGCGGTCGTAGTTCTGCTTTTGCCGGCCGCGGGCCTGCTTTACCAGGCCATCGGGGTGCGCCGCGACGCAACCCGCTTCCCTGGTCCCGGCCGCATCGTCAACGGCCTCCATATTCACCAGACCGGCAGCGGGGAGGCCACAGTGATCCTCGAGGCCGGCATCGCTGCCAGTTCCGTGAGTTGGCGGCTGGTACAGGAGCCTCTTAGCCGGGAGTTTACCGTCGCCAGCTACGACCGTGCCGGGCTCGCCTGGAGCCAGGCCCGGTCCGCCCCGCGCACCATGCCCAATCTCGTAGCCGATCTGAACGAATTCCTGGAGTCCACCCGGCTGCCCGGCCCCTTCATCCTCGTCGGCCATTCCTTTGGCGGTCTCATCCTGCGCCACTTCGCCGTCGCGCATCCGGAAAAGGTCCGCGGACTCGTCCTGGTAGACCCGCTGGAGCCCTTCGAGTGGTGTCCGCTTGTCCCCACCCAGGCCAAACGGCTGGCTAAAGGAGTCATGCTCTCTCGTCGCGGAGCCTTCCTGGCCCGCATCGGCGTTGTCCGTTTCGCACTCAACCTCCTTCTCTCCGGCTCGCGAGCCATCCCAAAACTGTTGGCCAAGGCTTCCAGCGGCCAGGGCAGCTCCGTAACGGATCGTCTCGTCGGCGAGGTCAGCAAACTCCCGTCCGACCTCTGGCCCATTATGTGTGCCCACTGGTGCCTGCCCCGCTGCTTCCTGACCATGGCGGAGTACCTCGAGCGCCTGCCGGAAACCTGTGCCCGCCCCCTGGATGCGGCTCCGCTGCGGTCCATCCCTGTCGTCGTCATCTCCGGCGGGAAAATCGACCCCAAGGTCCAGGAAGTGCACCGGCAGACCGCCGCCCTTTCTACCCTGGGCAGCCACGTGATCGCCCCCCTGAGCGGGCATTGGGTCCAGCTGGACGCGCCGGAACTTGTGATCGCCGCCATCCGGACCGTGACTAAACTGTCATAA